Part of the Tolypothrix sp. PCC 7910 genome, AAGCTAAGAAACGTTACAAATTATCAGTCATCAGTTTTCAATTTTCACTGATAACTGATAAATTTTTAATTTTTGCTAGTCTAGATTACTCTTTAGATGCAGTTGCTTCTGTCTTCTCTGGTTGAGACTCATTCGATTGTTGTAACTGCTGAAGATGAATATTATTCACCTGCACAATAAAGTATTCTATAGCTTGGCTGGCTTGCAATTGCTGTTGACTAAAATCAGATGCATCATAACAGCGATAAGGCTGAGTTATGCCCAAAATGAATTTTTCTTGTTCAGCTTCTAGCAATTCAACTGCTGTATTAGCAGCAATCCAATTTTTCTGAAAAGGAAAAGAAGTCACAATACTAGCAACTATAGAAGCAATAGCTGGACAGATTACAGGTAGCCATTTTAGCCATGCTTGTCCAGTTTCTAATTTATCTACAAGTACTAAAATTGGAGTCACACCAGATAAAATAACCGTTGCAATTTGCAAAATATAGTAAAGGTTTCTCGCCAGCGTGCGAGTTCTTTTATAATCATCAATCAATGTTTGGCAATACTGTAAAGCTTTGGCTCTAGCTGGAGTTACAGAGTTTCTCTCACCTGAGCTATTATTAGCTGATAAATAATTATAGAGTTCGGCTTTCTTGATGATGTCAGATTGATTAGTATTATTACTATATTCTTGAACAGCCTGTCTATTAATTAGAAATAGAAAACTTGCAATAATGAGCCCAACTGACCCACCAATGGCCAGGTTTTGATTATTTTGACCAAAGAAAATAATCATTCCACAGCCAAAAACTACGGCAAGTAATAAGTATTCTATCAGCTTTAAAGTTAACAACTTTTCCCGTCCTGATGCCGAGAAAAAACTTTCTAACTTATAGGAAATATCGCTCTGATTTTTCTGGTCAAAATTAGTTATATCAGAACTTGTCATGGTCTTGTACTCCATTAGTTATGAGGTAAATTTGGTGTAGCCAAAAAAGAACAGGTTCGTTGCTGCGTTTTTTTCTGGGAAACAGCTCCTAAGCCGCTAGCTAAAACGCGGACAGAATAAAGAGAACTCTGAAGGTAAATCAAAACTGAGCAATAGCGCCTGTAAGAGCAAAGTTACGGAAGTCAAGTTCGGTAGTGCGGAAAATTCCTAACCTAACCGTCTTTAATTATCATTGGCT contains:
- a CDS encoding DUF4231 domain-containing protein, with translation MTSSDITNFDQKNQSDISYKLESFFSASGREKLLTLKLIEYLLLAVVFGCGMIIFFGQNNQNLAIGGSVGLIIASFLFLINRQAVQEYSNNTNQSDIIKKAELYNYLSANNSSGERNSVTPARAKALQYCQTLIDDYKRTRTLARNLYYILQIATVILSGVTPILVLVDKLETGQAWLKWLPVICPAIASIVASIVTSFPFQKNWIAANTAVELLEAEQEKFILGITQPYRCYDASDFSQQQLQASQAIEYFIVQVNNIHLQQLQQSNESQPEKTEATASKE